In uncultured Cohaesibacter sp., a genomic segment contains:
- a CDS encoding M23 family metallopeptidase, with amino-acid sequence MSTTSLPQVPYQKAPTKRLQASERLNSRINLGQMPALLSPSARLNPPDRRTLNIRWLLGTVLTGCTSIFLMGGALIAGIQSQDKMTEQAYYQQTEQARPLAPGQLISAGTKGNRLSRSIRPVSHRREIQVSTISTLGDENLVTTKPFMLISASLETKKSLNVSFPAFDPVRIFSSSTDKKPQVSDIQDDQFYSANVEGEMRLRTEPLNLVSDYELDAGRPSNFEIRRLVDQSALFLSGDNIQAEPAFGVIDPGRFEFPATSVDALAPSYIRIIPENMSSITKTELNSQGTETEEKIVVAVQGDTVRNLLLENEATEDEAENLADLFVGKAGIDALSNNQRMRIVYQLVHDGIRERMPLRISLYLGEEHQITVARTDQGTFQVADEPVESNLSLSAQTEDLTNMRSGPRLTVYDSVYQTALNNGIEPEMVDEMIKIMSFDVDFNAKVQPGDSLQIFHSVPETGEKAEIMFVEIQLNGVTKRYYRYRTQDDGIVDFYNDSGRSAKKFLMRKPVPGAKFRSPFGWRRHPILKIMRLHKGVDWSAARGTPILAAGNGRIITRKWSSGYGNFIQIQHTNGYATGYGHMSGFQSGLKVGDYVHQGQVIGFVGSTGLSTGPHCHFEVTVNGRHVDPMRIRLPHGRELSGDMLASFEAERDRINDLLGKSSDMQVAQVESD; translated from the coding sequence ATGAGCACAACAAGTTTGCCCCAGGTGCCTTATCAGAAAGCACCAACAAAAAGACTGCAAGCTTCAGAGCGCCTCAACAGCAGAATCAATCTGGGACAAATGCCCGCGCTGTTGTCCCCATCGGCACGCCTCAATCCGCCGGACCGCCGCACTCTCAACATTCGTTGGTTGCTGGGCACGGTTCTGACCGGATGTACTTCTATCTTCCTTATGGGTGGCGCGCTCATCGCCGGCATCCAGAGCCAAGACAAGATGACCGAACAGGCCTATTACCAGCAAACGGAACAGGCCCGCCCGCTCGCTCCCGGTCAATTGATCTCAGCTGGCACCAAAGGCAACCGACTGTCGCGCTCTATTCGTCCGGTTTCCCACCGCCGCGAAATTCAGGTCAGCACCATTTCCACCCTTGGCGATGAAAATCTGGTCACGACCAAGCCATTCATGCTCATCTCTGCGTCGCTGGAAACCAAGAAGAGCCTCAATGTCAGCTTCCCGGCCTTTGACCCGGTCAGAATTTTCTCCTCCTCCACCGACAAGAAACCGCAGGTTTCAGATATACAGGATGACCAGTTCTATTCCGCCAATGTCGAAGGAGAAATGCGGCTTCGCACCGAACCGCTCAATCTGGTCAGCGATTACGAGCTGGATGCAGGGCGTCCCAGCAATTTTGAAATACGACGCCTCGTTGATCAATCCGCCCTCTTCCTGTCTGGCGACAATATACAGGCAGAACCAGCATTCGGGGTTATCGACCCGGGCAGATTCGAGTTCCCGGCAACTTCCGTTGATGCTCTTGCCCCTTCCTATATTCGTATCATTCCGGAAAATATGAGCTCCATCACCAAAACGGAGCTCAACAGTCAGGGTACGGAAACCGAAGAGAAAATCGTCGTCGCCGTGCAGGGTGACACGGTACGCAATCTCTTGCTGGAGAATGAAGCGACCGAAGACGAAGCGGAAAATCTGGCAGATCTGTTTGTCGGCAAGGCCGGTATCGATGCCCTTTCCAACAACCAGCGCATGCGCATTGTCTATCAGTTGGTGCATGATGGCATCAGGGAGCGCATGCCGCTGCGCATCAGCCTTTATCTGGGAGAAGAACACCAGATCACGGTGGCACGCACCGATCAGGGCACTTTCCAGGTCGCCGATGAACCGGTTGAAAGCAATCTGTCACTCTCGGCTCAGACCGAAGACCTGACCAATATGCGCAGCGGTCCAAGGCTGACGGTTTATGATTCGGTCTATCAGACCGCTCTGAATAACGGCATCGAGCCCGAAATGGTCGACGAGATGATCAAGATCATGTCCTTCGATGTCGACTTCAACGCCAAGGTCCAGCCGGGCGACTCGCTTCAGATCTTCCATTCCGTGCCGGAAACCGGCGAGAAGGCGGAGATCATGTTTGTCGAAATCCAGCTCAATGGTGTCACCAAACGCTATTATCGCTATCGCACCCAGGATGACGGCATCGTCGACTTCTATAATGACAGCGGTCGAAGCGCCAAGAAATTCCTCATGCGCAAGCCGGTCCCGGGCGCCAAATTCCGTTCGCCTTTCGGCTGGCGTCGTCACCCGATTCTCAAGATCATGCGCCTGCATAAGGGTGTCGATTGGTCGGCGGCCCGCGGCACCCCCATTCTGGCTGCCGGTAATGGTCGCATTATCACGCGGAAATGGTCCAGCGGCTACGGCAACTTCATTCAGATCCAGCATACCAATGGCTATGCGACCGGCTATGGTCACATGTCCGGCTTCCAGTCCGGCCTCAAGGTAGGCGATTATGTCCATCAGGGTCAGGTGATCGGCTTCGTCGGCTCGACCGGTCTTTCCACCGGACCACATTGCCACTTCGAGGTGACGGTCAACGGCCGCCATGTGGACCCGATGCGCATCCGCCTGCCACATGGCCGCGAGCTTTCCGGCGACATGCTGGCCAGCTTCGAAGCCGAACGGGACCGCATCAACGATCTGCTGGGCAAATCGAGCGACATGCAGGTTGCACAGGTCGAATCAGACTAG
- the clpB gene encoding ATP-dependent chaperone ClpB, which yields MNLERYTERARGFMQSAQTYAIGQGHQAFLPEHILKILMDDKEGMASGLIDRSGGQSAQVRLLLEDRLKAIPSVSGAGAGQLYLSPDMAKLFEKAEELAKKAGDSYVTVERLLLAITLLPESEAGKILKKAGVSPQNLNRAIEEIRKGRTADTASAEEGYDALKKYARDLTQDARDGKLDPVIGRDDEIRRTIQVLSRRTKNNPVLIGEPGVGKTAIAEGLALRIINGDVPESLKEKRLLALDMGALIAGAKYRGEFEERLKAVLNEVQSAAGELVLFIDEMHTLVGAGKSDGAMDASNLLKPALARGELHCVGATTLDEYRKYVEKDAALARRFQPVMVNEPTVADTISILRGLKEKYELHHGVRISDNALVSAATLSDRYITDRFLPDKAIDLMDEAASRLRMQVDSKPEELDELDRRIIQLKIEREALKKEEDDASRDRLDKLEHELAELEEQSDALTQRWQAEKNKLSDATKLKEQLDEARVQLAQAQRRGDLAKAGELAYGLIPRLEADLAEMEGRSQQSNAMLERSVQSDHIAHVISRWTGIPVDKMLEGERDKLLRMEAEIGKRVIGQADAVTAVSKAVRRARAGLQDPNRPIGSFMFLGPTGVGKTELTKSLADFLFDDEHAMVRLDMSEFMEKHSVARLIGAPPGYVGYEEGGVLTEAVRRRPYQVILFDEIEKAHPDVFNVLLQVLDDGRLTDGQGRTVDFRNTLIIMTSNLGAEFLLGKEETDLKEADKAKVFDVVRAAFRPEFLNRIDEIIIFHRLMREHMASIVAIQMKNLSRLLADRKIELVLDDDATQWVANKGYDPAYGARPLKRVIQRYIQDPLAEELLSGGILDGSRIHVLVRDDALTFGVEE from the coding sequence ATGAATCTGGAACGCTACACGGAGCGTGCGCGCGGCTTCATGCAGTCTGCGCAGACCTATGCCATCGGGCAGGGGCATCAGGCCTTTTTGCCGGAGCATATTCTCAAGATTTTGATGGATGACAAGGAAGGCATGGCCTCCGGCCTGATTGACCGCTCCGGCGGGCAATCGGCACAGGTGCGCCTGTTGCTGGAAGATCGTCTGAAGGCCATCCCATCGGTTTCCGGTGCGGGAGCAGGGCAGCTCTATCTGTCGCCGGATATGGCCAAGCTGTTCGAGAAGGCCGAGGAACTGGCCAAGAAGGCCGGGGACTCTTATGTAACCGTCGAGCGGTTGTTGCTGGCGATTACGCTTTTGCCGGAAAGCGAAGCGGGCAAGATTCTGAAAAAGGCAGGTGTTTCGCCGCAGAATCTCAATCGCGCCATTGAGGAAATTCGCAAGGGACGTACCGCGGATACCGCCTCGGCCGAAGAAGGCTATGATGCGCTGAAAAAATATGCCCGCGATCTGACGCAGGATGCGCGTGATGGCAAACTGGACCCCGTGATCGGTCGTGATGACGAGATCCGGCGGACCATTCAGGTCCTGTCGCGGCGGACAAAGAACAATCCGGTGCTGATCGGCGAGCCGGGCGTGGGCAAGACCGCGATTGCGGAAGGGCTGGCGCTCAGGATCATCAATGGTGACGTGCCCGAGTCGCTCAAGGAAAAGCGGCTGCTGGCTCTGGATATGGGCGCGCTGATTGCCGGTGCGAAATATCGCGGTGAATTTGAAGAAAGGCTGAAGGCCGTTCTCAATGAAGTGCAATCTGCGGCCGGGGAACTCGTTCTGTTCATCGACGAAATGCACACGCTGGTTGGTGCGGGCAAATCCGATGGTGCGATGGATGCCTCGAACCTGCTCAAACCGGCGCTGGCGCGCGGTGAATTGCACTGCGTTGGTGCGACCACGCTGGATGAATATCGCAAATATGTCGAGAAGGACGCCGCTCTTGCAAGGCGGTTCCAGCCGGTGATGGTCAATGAACCGACGGTCGCGGACACGATTTCTATTCTGCGTGGCCTGAAGGAGAAATATGAGCTTCATCACGGCGTCCGCATCAGTGACAATGCGCTGGTTTCTGCCGCCACCCTGTCGGATCGCTATATCACCGACCGATTTTTGCCGGACAAGGCAATCGACCTGATGGACGAGGCTGCCTCAAGGCTTCGCATGCAGGTGGATTCCAAGCCCGAGGAACTGGACGAGCTGGATCGCCGCATCATTCAGCTGAAAATTGAGCGCGAAGCTCTCAAGAAGGAAGAGGATGATGCATCCAGAGACCGGCTGGATAAGCTTGAACATGAACTGGCCGAACTGGAAGAGCAATCCGATGCCCTGACGCAGCGTTGGCAGGCGGAAAAGAACAAGCTTTCCGATGCGACCAAGCTGAAAGAGCAGCTTGATGAGGCCCGCGTTCAGTTGGCTCAGGCCCAGCGTCGGGGTGATCTGGCCAAGGCCGGAGAGCTGGCCTATGGCCTGATCCCGCGGTTGGAAGCCGATCTTGCCGAGATGGAAGGCCGTTCACAGCAGAGCAATGCAATGCTGGAGCGTTCCGTTCAGTCCGATCACATTGCTCATGTGATTTCGCGCTGGACCGGCATTCCGGTTGACAAGATGCTGGAAGGCGAGCGCGACAAACTGCTGCGCATGGAAGCCGAAATCGGCAAGCGCGTGATCGGGCAGGCTGATGCGGTGACCGCTGTTTCCAAGGCCGTGCGGCGCGCAAGAGCCGGATTGCAGGATCCCAACCGTCCAATCGGTTCCTTCATGTTTCTGGGGCCGACCGGTGTGGGCAAGACCGAGCTGACCAAGTCGCTGGCCGACTTCCTGTTCGATGATGAGCATGCAATGGTGCGGCTCGACATGTCCGAATTCATGGAGAAGCATTCTGTTGCCCGCTTGATCGGTGCGCCTCCGGGCTATGTTGGCTATGAAGAGGGCGGTGTACTGACCGAAGCGGTGAGAAGGCGTCCCTATCAGGTGATCCTGTTCGACGAGATCGAAAAGGCGCATCCGGACGTGTTCAACGTGTTGTTGCAGGTGCTTGATGATGGCCGTTTGACCGACGGGCAGGGGCGGACGGTGGATTTCCGCAACACCCTGATCATCATGACTTCGAATCTCGGGGCTGAATTCCTGCTTGGCAAGGAGGAAACGGATCTGAAGGAAGCTGACAAGGCCAAGGTTTTTGATGTTGTTCGCGCTGCCTTCCGGCCTGAATTTCTCAACCGGATTGACGAGATTATCATTTTCCATCGTCTGATGCGCGAGCATATGGCGTCCATCGTCGCCATTCAGATGAAAAATCTGTCCAGACTTCTGGCCGATCGCAAGATTGAACTGGTTCTGGATGATGATGCAACCCAATGGGTGGCCAACAAGGGATATGATCCGGCCTATGGCGCACGACCGCTCAAGCGGGTGATCCAGCGCTATATTCAGGATCCGCTTGCCGAGGAGCTGCTTTCGGGCGGCATTCTGGACGGGTCTCGCATTCATGTTCTGGTCAGAGACGATGCGCTGACCTTTGGTGTTGAAGAATAA
- a CDS encoding MOSC N-terminal beta barrel domain-containing protein → MTISLQSIYRYPIKGFTPQRLERVEISKGRPLPCDRAFAIENGESGFDPSVPQHLSKIHFLMLMKQPELAALKTDFNPDTGMLTMRKDGEKIAEGNLFDPASMQPMLDYLAHYCHKPVRGAPKLLHAEGFSFTDARTQDITLINLASVRDISEKAGVALDPLRFRGNLHIEGAAPWQEHDWVGKDLMIGSIRFTVRKRTQRCAATNANPATGERDQNIPKLLMSHYDHCDCGIHLMPVSDGQLQPGAILSLGEMQEATAGTDSSEA, encoded by the coding sequence ATGACCATTTCGCTGCAATCCATCTATCGCTACCCGATCAAGGGCTTCACCCCGCAACGTCTGGAAAGGGTCGAGATATCAAAAGGCAGGCCCTTGCCATGCGACCGGGCCTTTGCCATCGAGAATGGCGAAAGCGGCTTTGACCCTTCCGTGCCACAGCATCTCTCCAAGATCCATTTTCTGATGCTGATGAAACAGCCCGAACTGGCAGCCCTCAAGACCGATTTTAACCCCGATACGGGCATGCTGACCATGCGCAAAGACGGCGAGAAAATCGCCGAGGGCAACCTGTTCGACCCTGCCTCAATGCAGCCCATGCTCGATTATCTGGCTCACTATTGCCACAAACCGGTGCGCGGCGCGCCAAAACTGCTCCATGCCGAGGGTTTCTCCTTCACCGACGCAAGAACGCAGGACATCACCCTGATCAATCTCGCCTCGGTAAGAGACATCAGCGAGAAGGCCGGTGTGGCGCTCGACCCGTTGCGCTTTCGCGGCAATCTCCATATCGAGGGTGCCGCCCCATGGCAGGAGCATGACTGGGTGGGTAAGGATCTGATGATCGGCTCCATCCGCTTTACCGTGCGCAAACGCACCCAGCGCTGCGCTGCCACCAACGCCAATCCGGCAACAGGCGAACGCGATCAGAATATCCCCAAGCTGCTGATGAGCCATTATGATCATTGCGACTGCGGTATTCATCTGATGCCAGTAAGTGACGGGCAATTGCAGCCCGGAGCCATTCTCTCCCTTGGGGAAATGCAAGAAGCCACAGCGGGCACAGATTCCTCAGAAGCCTGA
- a CDS encoding DUF4167 domain-containing protein — MRQSQKSSRTRSRGRKPSNPLSRSYDSNGPDVKIRGTASHIAEKYQSLARDALASGDMVMSENYYQHAEHYLRIIAAAQSSSREEARHNNNEQPQTNGERPARAKPASQQEITGDEPQPDISAFENTAVEMDVAVIDTSDEEAPAEPVKRRRAPKASSETEEEGNDGAPRRRRRTTYRARKRPAASDKEGEVAPSDEAPQPVAAEE; from the coding sequence ATGCGACAGAGCCAAAAAAGCAGCCGAACACGCAGTCGCGGTCGCAAGCCATCCAATCCGTTGTCCCGTTCTTATGATAGCAACGGCCCAGATGTAAAAATCCGTGGTACAGCAAGCCATATTGCGGAGAAATATCAGTCTCTGGCCAGAGACGCGCTTGCTTCTGGTGATATGGTCATGTCTGAAAACTATTATCAGCATGCCGAACATTATTTGCGCATCATTGCTGCTGCCCAGTCTTCTTCCCGCGAAGAAGCGCGCCACAACAACAATGAACAGCCGCAGACAAATGGTGAGCGCCCAGCCCGCGCCAAGCCGGCCTCGCAGCAGGAAATCACCGGCGACGAGCCGCAGCCCGATATCAGCGCATTTGAAAATACCGCTGTCGAGATGGATGTTGCCGTCATTGATACCTCGGATGAGGAAGCGCCTGCAGAGCCGGTCAAAAGACGCCGTGCTCCCAAGGCCAGCAGCGAAACCGAGGAAGAGGGCAATGATGGCGCACCGCGTCGTCGTCGTCGCACCACCTATCGTGCGCGCAAACGGCCAGCCGCTTCGGACAAGGAAGGCGAGGTAGCACCTTCAGATGAAGCGCCCCAGCCGGTTGCTGCAGAAGAGTGA
- the prmC gene encoding peptide chain release factor N(5)-glutamine methyltransferase has translation MRLDQMIARMSRALAEEGIETARLDARLLACHGLALSDTDIILQFDRILEEPECALLEGLLHRRLKREPIAHILGHREFWGLDFKVTADTLVPRPDSETLVAAVLDALADKSAPLRLVDIGTGSGCLLLSLLSELPHAYGVGVDISPAALDVAAQNAASLGLSSRTSFLCGNYADALAGGMDILISNPPYLAAAEMEDLERDVADYDPPGALVSGPSGLEAYEALFAAILSWERKPILMAFEFGYRQADALLALVSACGLADAIGDPGRILQDLGGQNRVLLLNNHEN, from the coding sequence ATGCGTCTTGATCAGATGATTGCCCGAATGTCCCGCGCTCTGGCCGAGGAAGGTATTGAGACCGCGCGTCTGGATGCGCGGCTGTTGGCCTGTCACGGGCTCGCTCTTTCAGACACGGATATCATCCTGCAATTTGATCGCATCCTTGAAGAGCCGGAATGTGCGCTGCTGGAGGGGCTGTTGCACAGAAGGCTCAAGCGTGAACCGATCGCCCATATTCTGGGGCACAGGGAATTCTGGGGTCTGGATTTCAAGGTGACAGCGGATACGCTGGTGCCCAGACCTGATAGTGAAACGCTTGTCGCTGCCGTGCTGGATGCTCTGGCAGACAAATCCGCACCCCTGCGGCTCGTCGATATCGGTACGGGCAGCGGCTGTCTTCTGCTCTCGCTCCTGTCTGAATTGCCCCACGCCTATGGGGTCGGGGTTGATATCAGCCCTGCGGCGCTGGATGTGGCCGCACAGAATGCCGCAAGTCTTGGCCTGTCTTCCCGCACTTCTTTTCTCTGCGGCAATTATGCCGATGCCCTCGCCGGGGGCATGGATATCCTGATTTCCAATCCGCCCTATCTGGCGGCTGCGGAAATGGAGGATCTGGAGCGCGATGTCGCCGACTATGATCCGCCCGGTGCGCTGGTATCGGGGCCATCCGGCCTTGAGGCCTATGAAGCGCTGTTTGCCGCTATCCTCAGTTGGGAGCGCAAGCCCATCCTGATGGCCTTCGAGTTTGGCTATCGTCAGGCGGATGCACTGCTTGCTCTGGTCAGTGCATGCGGCTTGGCAGATGCCATCGGGGATCCGGGGCGTATTCTGCAAGATCTTGGCGGGCAAAATCGCGTTTTGTTGCTCAATAACCATGAAAATTAA
- the prfA gene encoding peptide chain release factor 1 — protein MVGVSIPLGRVEALIQRFDALSAEMAAGPEPDVYVKLSRDYAELEPVAVKSREYLVALKELEDLEEILEDPEMDADMRELAQADIKPTEEKIEELSAELQILLLPKDAADNKSAILEVRAGTGGDEAALFAGDLFRMYQRYAEVNGWKVSVMSVSEGEVGGYKEIIASVSGVGVFAKMKYESGVHRVQRVPETESGGRIHTSAATVAVLPEAEEVDIDIRPEDIRIDTMRASGAGGQHVNTTDSAVRITHLPTGIVVTSSEKSQHQNRANAMKVLQARLYEAERERADSARSEARRGQVGSGDRSERIRTYNFPQGRVTDHRINLTLYKLDKILAGEALGEMIDALIAENQAQLLAAAEQDAV, from the coding sequence ATGGTTGGCGTTTCCATTCCTCTGGGCCGTGTTGAGGCCCTCATTCAACGGTTTGATGCCCTGTCGGCTGAAATGGCGGCGGGACCGGAACCGGATGTCTATGTCAAGCTGAGCCGCGATTATGCCGAGCTGGAGCCTGTGGCGGTCAAGTCGCGGGAATATCTGGTGGCGCTCAAGGAGCTTGAGGATCTGGAGGAGATTCTTGAAGATCCCGAAATGGATGCCGACATGCGCGAACTGGCGCAGGCAGATATCAAGCCGACAGAGGAAAAAATCGAGGAGCTGTCGGCCGAGCTTCAGATATTGCTGTTGCCCAAGGACGCCGCCGATAACAAGAGTGCCATTCTGGAGGTGCGCGCCGGGACGGGTGGCGACGAGGCTGCGCTGTTTGCGGGCGATCTCTTCCGCATGTATCAGCGCTATGCCGAGGTGAATGGCTGGAAGGTGTCGGTGATGTCGGTCAGCGAGGGAGAAGTTGGCGGCTACAAGGAAATCATCGCCAGCGTGTCAGGCGTCGGCGTGTTTGCCAAGATGAAATATGAATCCGGGGTTCATCGCGTCCAGCGCGTGCCGGAGACCGAGTCTGGCGGGCGTATTCACACGTCTGCTGCGACCGTTGCCGTTCTGCCAGAGGCCGAAGAGGTCGATATCGACATTCGCCCGGAAGATATCCGCATCGATACCATGCGGGCATCGGGCGCGGGTGGTCAGCATGTCAACACCACCGACTCGGCGGTGCGCATCACTCACCTTCCCACTGGCATCGTAGTCACCTCCTCGGAAAAGTCCCAGCATCAGAACCGGGCCAATGCCATGAAGGTGTTGCAGGCGCGGCTTTATGAAGCCGAACGGGAGCGGGCCGACAGTGCGCGGTCTGAAGCGCGGCGTGGGCAGGTGGGCTCGGGTGACCGGTCCGAACGCATTCGCACCTATAATTTCCCGCAGGGGCGCGTTACCGATCACCGCATCAACCTCACCCTCTACAAGCTGGACAAGATTCTGGCCGGGGAAGCGCTCGGTGAGATGATCGATGCCCTGATTGCCGAAAATCAGGCGCAATTGCTTGCCGCAGCCGAACAGGACGCAGTCTGA
- the ptsP gene encoding phosphoenolpyruvate--protein phosphotransferase yields MRGNLAGPRILLRRLRETMAKPTDAQERLNEIVRLIAANMVAEVCSVYVLRSDNLLELYATEGLNPLAVHETRLHVGEGLVGHIASEARILNLSEPQEHPAFAYRPETGEEIYHAFLGVPILRSGRTLGVLVVQNKTQRVYSDEEVEALQTTAMVLAELIASGELKGMSGPGADLDLVRPLRLEGLSMAEGLGLGRVVLHEPRIIVTNLIAEDALAEEKRLEAAIEHLRLSVDDLLNRDDISHVGEHRDILEAYRMFAYDRGWVRRMKEAIHTGLTAEAAVERVQSDTRARLMRSTDPYLRDRLHDFDDLANRLMRKLTGDQLTDKNGEKPTDSIIVARNMGAAELLDYGRDRVRGLVLEEGAPTSHVVIVARALGIPTVGQVSTAVNLCEDGDPIIVDGDTGHVHLRPPADVEASYVDQVKFRAHRQEQYRKLRDTPAVTKDGVPVDLYMNAGLLVDLPNMMGAGAKGVGLFRTELQFMVAASFPRMREQEKVYRQVLDSAADMPVTFRSLDVGGDKVLAFLRMAAEENPAMGWRAIRLGLDRPGLLRTQMRALLHAAAGRSLRLMFPMLTDVCEFEQAKALFMREVAHLERHGYEKPQKIRLGAMLEVPSLLFQLDALLDRADFISIGTNDLHQFMMACDRGNTRLSGRYSSLSPSFLRALKVIIDKGQEKGVPVTVCGELAGRTTGAMALLALGYRRLSMAPSSVGPVKAMLLHLPLGQLETEFSQMLESAVHADEIKAFLQDFANRYDIHLPAGNL; encoded by the coding sequence ATGCGGGGAAATCTGGCTGGTCCGCGCATCCTTCTTCGGCGCCTTCGCGAGACGATGGCAAAGCCGACCGATGCGCAGGAACGATTAAACGAGATTGTGCGATTGATCGCGGCCAATATGGTGGCCGAGGTCTGCTCGGTCTATGTTTTGCGTTCCGATAACCTGCTGGAGCTGTATGCGACCGAAGGTCTTAATCCGCTCGCGGTGCATGAAACGCGCTTGCATGTGGGCGAGGGTCTGGTTGGCCATATCGCGTCCGAAGCGCGCATTCTCAATCTTTCCGAACCGCAGGAACATCCCGCCTTTGCCTATCGTCCGGAAACGGGCGAGGAAATCTATCACGCCTTTCTTGGTGTACCGATCCTGAGATCGGGTCGCACTCTGGGCGTTCTGGTCGTGCAGAACAAGACCCAGCGGGTTTATTCCGACGAGGAAGTGGAGGCGCTGCAAACCACGGCAATGGTTCTGGCCGAGCTGATCGCTTCGGGTGAACTCAAGGGCATGTCGGGTCCCGGTGCCGATCTGGATCTGGTCCGGCCGCTGCGGCTGGAAGGCCTGTCGATGGCCGAAGGGCTGGGGCTGGGGCGCGTGGTTCTGCATGAACCCCGGATCATCGTTACCAATCTGATCGCAGAGGATGCGCTGGCCGAAGAGAAGCGTCTTGAGGCCGCCATCGAGCATTTGCGCCTGTCTGTCGATGATCTGCTCAATCGCGATGATATCTCCCATGTGGGCGAGCATCGCGATATTCTGGAAGCCTACCGCATGTTTGCCTATGACCGCGGTTGGGTGCGCCGGATGAAAGAGGCGATCCATACCGGGCTTACGGCAGAAGCGGCCGTTGAGCGTGTGCAAAGCGACACGCGGGCGCGGCTGATGCGCTCCACCGATCCCTATTTGCGCGATCGGCTGCATGATTTTGACGATCTTGCCAACCGGCTGATGCGCAAGCTTACCGGTGACCAGCTGACCGACAAGAATGGCGAGAAGCCGACCGATTCCATTATCGTTGCCCGCAATATGGGCGCCGCCGAACTGCTCGATTATGGCCGCGACCGGGTGCGGGGGCTGGTGCTGGAAGAAGGGGCGCCGACGAGCCATGTGGTCATCGTTGCCCGTGCGCTGGGCATTCCCACCGTGGGGCAAGTTTCGACCGCGGTCAATCTGTGTGAAGATGGCGACCCGATCATCGTCGATGGTGATACCGGCCACGTGCATTTGCGCCCGCCTGCGGACGTGGAAGCCTCCTATGTGGATCAGGTCAAGTTTCGTGCCCATCGGCAGGAGCAATATCGCAAATTGCGCGATACGCCTGCGGTGACGAAAGACGGCGTGCCGGTTGATCTCTACATGAATGCCGGACTGCTGGTGGATCTGCCCAACATGATGGGGGCGGGGGCCAAGGGGGTCGGCCTGTTCCGCACCGAGCTGCAATTCATGGTCGCGGCGAGTTTTCCACGCATGCGCGAGCAGGAGAAGGTTTATCGCCAGGTGCTCGATAGCGCCGCCGATATGCCCGTGACTTTCCGCTCGCTGGATGTGGGGGGCGACAAGGTGCTGGCCTTTCTGCGCATGGCGGCGGAAGAAAATCCGGCCATGGGCTGGCGTGCCATCCGGCTGGGGCTTGATCGGCCCGGCCTGCTCAGAACCCAGATGCGGGCGCTGCTGCATGCGGCTGCCGGTCGGTCCCTGCGGTTGATGTTCCCGATGCTGACCGATGTCTGCGAATTTGAACAGGCCAAGGCGCTTTTCATGCGCGAGGTGGCGCATCTGGAGCGACATGGCTATGAGAAGCCGCAGAAGATCCGCCTTGGTGCCATGCTGGAAGTGCCCTCGCTGCTGTTTCAGCTTGATGCCCTTCTGGATCGGGCCGATTTCATTTCGATCGGAACCAACGACCTGCATCAGTTCATGATGGCGTGCGACAGGGGCAATACGCGCCTCTCAGGCCGCTACAGCTCTCTTTCCCCCTCCTTCCTTCGCGCCCTGAAGGTGATCATCGACAAGGGGCAGGAAAAGGGCGTTCCGGTTACCGTTTGTGGCGAGCTTGCCGGTCGGACGACCGGAGCCATGGCGCTGTTGGCGCTTGGCTATCGCAGACTTTCCATGGCTCCTTCTTCGGTGGGGCCGGTCAAGGCGATGCTTCTGCATCTTCCGCTGGGGCAACTGGAAACCGAATTTTCCCAGATGCTCGAAAGCGCAGTGCATGCTGATGAAATCAAGGCATTTCTTCAGGATTTTGCGAACAGATACGATATTCATCTTCCGGCAGGCAATCTTTAG